One window from the genome of Pempheris klunzingeri isolate RE-2024b chromosome 7, fPemKlu1.hap1, whole genome shotgun sequence encodes:
- the LOC139204071 gene encoding protein transport protein Sec24C, giving the protein MMDVPTANQSQTPCQPWAGQNGWSPASPQGLPCNPLPSFQHFSLGSPSDHRACHDHLQASEQGCQSDLNAFSSTHDSTLCATNADQSVQRVIPDVSSVVPAASQGRNIPPCSLPLMNESMQPCKPQQMPLYSPRSPYQAISPPFHSPYTHQDLLNGPQSPHQKHLPISSPSFGQCGNQSPQWTPQPSLDRANVVSSVGYTLNHASPTSPIQQQPQWTLSPHSRGTMNEFVPNATAQDRNITPQSPNSESRYGLDPELLPSAVKVIAEDSAEWEGKVFISEPFSPLPPLATTSCMVEDRGNASPFAIRSTSYCVPCDGQTVLISRLPLGALVTPLTKQSAGEKPLPVCKEPECVTGCSWCGASMCPAMGWQDCGQRFYCPFCGKLSEVPWQHYQPTKGVEGVRVDKDKRPELSLGSYEILNSQKSEPAALLLAIDVSASALRGGHLEFTTQQIFTLLTSLKRGDGDAPSDIRVGLITYDSTIHLYDLSPGLSRPHMLVITETEDLQLPVREGLLVSLNDCMDAIDSVLQLIPQFSAECDDSSGVPMELPVKAGLAILQALNCPGKLLIFHTAPLIEMRLSNSSSGFFGSNKPKSIFQPSEQAVSLAKECVSQGCGVHLFILSQQDVGGAWPGHIPYLTGGALYTYSHLQGELDRERFITDLKRIMETDTGYKAELRIFVSKDLRVSGCYGLFIPGPSPGQVTMATLDWLTTLAVELAHTRAVDETRGVAIQAALSYSTQAGERRTRVHTLTLRCSRHLQDAFRQYQAQTLLTFYCKKIYCAALERPLQELREELQTEVTEALASYRKHCCSSSVSAGQLVLPQYLRALPVYLNSLRKSEVLLPGLRSSVHQRLLLRCQVLSMDTRSTAAHFYPLLLPLPLSGDSSSSPNPEEALRCSAASLEPRGLYLVHAPLTLLLWVGTQVPACTLVELFNTSCFSSLPSGETKLPVLDNPLSISVRSLIHTLNSQTPRARKLWVVKQGDTCEEALQRHLVEDKSPNGGASYADFLYHLHVNSVRFLQ; this is encoded by the exons ATGATGGACGTCcccacagccaatcagagccagaCACCCTGTCAGCCGTGGGCGGGCCAGAACGGCTGGTCCCCAGCTTCACCTCAAGGACTCCCCTGCAACCCCCTGCCCAGCTTTCAGCATTTTAGCCTGGGCTCGCCTTCTGACCACAGAGCATGCCACGACCACCTGCAGGCGTCCGAGCAGGGCTGCCAGAGCGACCTTAATGCCTTTTCGTCCACTCATGACAGCACGCTGTGTGCTACCAACGCTGATCAGAGTGTGCAGCGAGTCATTCCTGATGTTTCATCCGTAGTTCCAGCTGCAAGCCAAGGAAGAAACATACCTCCATGCTCTCTCCCTCTTATGAATGAAAGCATGCAGCCTTGCAAGCCTCAACAAATGCCACTTTACTCCCCTCGAAGCCCTTACCAAGCAATATCTCCACCGTTCCACTCCCCATACACACACCAGGATTTACTGAATGGGCCTCAGTCACCGCATCAGAAACATCTGCCCATTAGCTCTCCATCATTTGGACAATGTGGAAACCAGAGTCCACAGTGGACACCTCAGCCTTCCCTTGACAGGGCAAATGTGGTGTCCTCTGTTGGATACACCCTCAATCATGCCTCTCCCACATCTCCTATCCAACAGCAGCCTCAGTGGACACTTTCACCACACTCAAGGG gaACCATGAACGAGTTTGTTCCCAACGCAACTGCACAGGACAGGAACATCACGCCACAG TCTCCTAACTCTGAGTCTCGTTATGGTCTGGacccagagctgctgcccagtgCT GTGAAAGTGATTGCAGAGGACAGTGCAGAGTGGGAGGGCAAGGTCTTCATCTCAGAgcctttttcccctcttcctcctctggcaACTACTTCCTGCATGGTAGAGGACAGGG GTAACGCGAGTCCTTTTGCCATCCGCTCTACTTCGTACTGTGTGCCCTGTGACGGTCAGACGGTGCTGATCAGCCGTCTGCCGCTGGGAGCTCTGGTCACGCCTCTGACAAAACAAAGTGCTGGAGAG AAGCCCCTGCCAGTGTGCAAAGAGCCAGAGTGTGTAACAGGCTGTAGTTGGTGCGGAGCCTCTATGTGCCCGGCGATGGGGTGGCAGGACTGTGGTCAGAGGTTTTACTGCCCCTTCTGCGGTAAACTCAGTGAAG tgccGTGGCAGCACTACCAGCCTACCAAAGGGGTGGAGGGGGTCCGGGTGGATAAAGACAAGAGGCCTGAACTCAGTCTGGGGTCATACGAGATACTCAATTCTCAGAAG AGTGAGCCTGCTGCCCTGCTTCTAGCCATAGATGTGTCTGCCTCAGCACTCAGAGGAGGACATTTGGAGTTTACAACACAACAAATATTCACTCTGCTCACCTCTCTAAAGAG GGGGGACGGTGATGCTCCGTCGGACATCCGTGTTGGTCTGATCACGTATGACAGTACGATCCACCTGTATGACCTCAGCCCCGGCCTGTCCCGCCCACACATGCTGGTcatcacagagacagaagaccTGCAGCTTCCTGTGAGGGAGGGGCTGCTGGTGTCCCTGAATGACTGCATGGACGCTATCGACAG tgtattgCAGCTTATTCCTCAGTTCAGTGCAGAGTGTGATGACTCCAGTGGAGTTCCCATGGAGCTGCCCGTGAAAGCAGGACTCGCCATACTGCAG GCCTTGAATTGTCCTGGCAAGCTGCTGATCTTCCATACGGCTCCTCTGATAGAGATGCGACTCTCTAACTCGTCCTCAGGGTTCTTTGGCTCCAACAAACCAAAG TCTATCTTTCAGCCATCAGAGCAGGCCGTCTCATTGGCCAAGGAGTGCGTCAGTCAGGGCTGCGGCGTTCACCTGTTTATCCTCTCCCAGCAAGATGTGGGCGGGGCTTGGCCGGGCCACATTCCATATCTAACAGGTGGCGCTCTGTACACCTACAGCCACCTCCAG GGGGAGTTGGACAGAGAGCGTTTTATCACTGATCTGAAGAGGATTATGGAAACGGACACAGGCTACAAGGCTGAGCTCAGGATTTTTGTCAGCAAAg ATTTGCGCGTGTCCGGCTGTTATGGACTTTTTATCCCTGGGCCTAGCCCTGGCCAGGTTACCATGGCGACCCTCGATTGGCTTACAACACTGGCTGTGGAGCTCGCACACACCAGAGCTGTGGATGAGACGAGAGGTGTAGCCATACAG GCTGCATTGTCTTACAGCACCCAGGCAGGAGAAAGGAGGACCAGGGTGCACACTCTGACCCTGCGATGCTCACGTCACCTACAGGATGCTTTCCGGCAGTACCAGGCCCAAACACTGCTCACCTTCTACTGCAAAAAAA tttactgtgcagcGTTGGAGCGCCCCCTGCAGGAGCTGAGGGAGGAACTGCAGACAGAGGTAACGGAAGCGCTGGCGTCCTACCGCAAACACTGCTGCTCCAGCTCAGTGTCTGCTGGACAG ctgGTCCTCCCTCAGTACCTGCGAGCTCTTCCTGTTTACCTCAACAGTCTGAGGAAGAGCGAGGTGCTGCTGCCGGGCCTGAGGAGCTCCGTCCACCAGCGGCTGCTGCTGCGCTGCCAGGTGCTCAGCATGGACACCCGCAGCACCGCCGCACACTTCTaccccctgctgctgcctctg CCACTGTCAGGTGACAGCTCCAGCTCTCCAAACCCAGAGGAGGCGCTGCGCTGCTCCGCCGCCAGCCTGGAGCCCAGAGGGCTGTATTTGGTCCATGCACCCCTCACCCTGCTGCTCTGGGTGGGCACCCAAGTCCCAGCATGCACTCTGGTCGAGCTCTTCAACACCAGctgcttctcttctctgccGTCTGGAGAG ACCAAGCTGCCAGTTCTTGACAACCCTCTGTCCATCAGCGTTCGATCCCTCATCCACACGCTGAACTCCCAGACACCCCGTGCCCGCAAG CTGTGGGTGGTGAAGCAGGGCGACACCTGCGAGGAGGCCCtgcagcgccacctggtggaggACAAGAGCCCCAACGGAGGGGCGTCCTACGCAGACTTCCTCTACCACCTCCACGTCAACTCTGTCCGGTTTCTGCAgtga
- the LOC139204278 gene encoding uncharacterized protein encodes MMDNLTANKSHIPCQSWGGQNGWSTASAQGLPINPLPSSQHLSLGSSSDQRPSCGHLRASNQSCMSDLSTISSSHHSSLYKASHISGNPSSAMLFSDSGTQNASNIISFAQQNPHILSVPLTANQGKNMPPTPLPQTNQAPQTCRPQHLLLLPPHDPYKASFQPLLTSQSLLNGLQGLPSCRQRASTSQATSEGEDLEFSGIAGYTQSLAASTSQEQCQWIPSSHCRGAVNESVPDAAAHPNKETLQNENASPLASNDRQRTVLLHQRAQLLKQLSELDKCLESIPPDNSNDGQSSHTAVQCEQTETSDAQQVQPLAAKSESQWHLSADSSPSAYDDHREVSDAQEDPMSAAESEKQGNASAKSDEESDPDYVPKGDGDLSDFLSDPDEDSADEPSHSSPASPTDEGSSLPGRKRTKSKSSLSKDKSVSPPKKTCAKKKPAETVVLPCSSSKVQRVYDRRNYCLFCSKPMSKMARHYETVHSEKPEVAAAFQYPKNSRERQKIWNRLINQGNFVHNKNVLKTGKGQLAVRQRPKQTGKATDFLHCLYCQGLYRRKTLHRHMRQCPEKVNDKESQIGRKRVALRCLLQTSDDLDVTDGFKNILLQMTYDDVTQAVMEDKVILQFGELMFNQHGSDVKRHDYIRQNLRQVARLLLEAQKITPLKTLEDFFLPSSFPHVVTAVNVLAGYNPDNKTYSSPSLAVKLGYHLQKTCSIVEANAMKAGDESLAKSARKFLSVYEKNWNKLISSDALTTLREIKFKTAKKVPYAQDVKRLYFHIENEHVLAEKKIEDSPSPEDYAGLAKAILARTIIFNRRSAREVSTVPLAGFMSRKKSNLHAGMDVSVTDLERTMCGFFFRIDIRGKCGRMVPILLKPAFVSAMELLVSIREKCGVPSNNPFLFGRPYALSAYNGSGCLQKYVKTCGAKNPEALSSAKIRKHYATMLQLMNLDENEADQILGPNNQVRALRQDSSVHLDDVEMASRERSRDAGGQQAASWQHNQHSSAHYGPTESYHERATEHGATRSGNRTAHPKSSKPGKKGSQNNGKQKWEEAEVRAVERHLMHLIQEHKVPQKNDCIQCLDAEPEALSTRSWKGVKDYVRNRITALKRQSGTSQAKFKNE; translated from the exons ATGATGGACAACCTGACAGCGAATAAGAGCCACATACCCTGTCAGTCGTGGGGGGGGCAGAATGGCTGGTCCACAGCTTCAGCTCAAGGCCTCCCCATCAACCCGCTGCCCAGCTCTCAGCATCTCAGCCTGGGCTCATCCTCTGACCAGAGACCCTCCTGCGGCCACCTGCGGGCATCCAATCAGAGCTGTATGAGCGACCTCAGCACCATATCATCCTCTCATCACTCCTCCCTGTACAAAGCCTCTCACATTAGCGGCAATCCGTCATCCGCCATGCTGTTTTCTGACAGTGGTACCCAGAATGCCTCTAACATTATTTCCTTTGCTCAGCAAAACCCTCACATTTTATCAGTGCCGCTGACTGCAAACCAAGGAAAAAATATGCCCCCAACACCCCTGCCCCAAACAAACCAAGCTCCACAGACCTGTAGGCCCCAACATCTACTGCTCCTCCCACCCCACGACCCTTACAAAGCCTCATTTCAACCTCTGTTAACCAGTCAGAGTTTACTAAATGGGCTTCAAGGTCTGCCATCATGTCGGCAACGTGCAAGTACATCTCAAGCTACTTCTGAAGGAGAGGATTTGGAGTTTTCTGGTATTGCTGGATACACTCAAAGCCTTGCCGCATCCACTTCTCAGGAGCAGTGTCAGTGGATACCTTCATCACACTGCAGGG GTGCTGTAAATGAGTCTGTCCCTGACGCAGCCGCTCATCCTAACAAAGAGACATTGCAAAACGAGAATGCTAGTCCACTG GCCAGCAATGACAGACAGCGTACGGTACTTCTACATCAGCGTGCTCAGCTGCTTAAGCAACTGTCAGAGTTGGATAAATGT CTGGAATCAATTCCTCCGGATAACAGCAATGATGGGCAGtcttcacacacagctgttcag TGTGAACAAACTGAGACCAGCGATGCACAGCAGGTTCAGCCGCTTGCAGCAAAGTCAGAG tcacagtGGCATCTTTCAGCAGATTCATCACCTTCAGCCTATGATGATCACAGAGAGGTCTCCGATGCACAAGAGGATCCAATGTCAGCAGCAGAATCAGAA aAACAAGGTAATGCGTCAGCAAAATCAGATGAGGAGAGTGATCCTGATTATGTACCTAAGGGTGATGGTGACCTGTCTGATTTCCTATCTGACCCTGACGAGGACTCTGCAGATGAACCCAGCCATAGCAGTCCCGCCTCCCCCACAGATGAAGGATCTTCTCTGCCAGGAAGAAAACGGACGAAATCGAAAAGTTCTTTGTCTAAGGACAAAAGTGTCAGCCCTCCAAAAAAGACATGTGCGAAGAAGAAGCCCGCTGAAACTGTTGTGCTGCCATGTTCAAGTTCTAAAGTACAACGCGTTTATGACAGAAGGAAttattgtctgttttgttcTAAGCCGATGTCCAAAATGGCACGACATTATGAGACGGTCCACAGTGAAAAACCAGAGGTTGCAGCTGCATTTCAATATCCCAAAAATtccagagaaagacaaaagatatGGAACAGACTAATAAATCAAGGCAACTTTGTTCACAATAAAAATGTCTTGAAAACGGGGAAGGGCCAGCTTGCTGTCCGACAAAGGCCAAAGCAAACTGGAAAAGCCACAGACTTTCTTCATTGTCTTTACTGTCAAGGTCTTTATAGGAGGAAAACTTTGCACAGGCACATGAGGCAGTGCCCAGAGAAGGTGAATGACAAAGAATCACAGATTGGAAGAAAGCGCGTCGCATTGCGCTGTCTGCTTCAAACCTCAGATGACCTCGACGTAACGGACGGCTTCAAGAACATTCTTTTGCAGATGACATACGATGACGTGACACAAGCTGTCATGGAGGACAAGGTTATCTTGCAGTTTGGTGAGCTCATGTTCAATCAGCATGGATCTGATGTGAAGAGACACGATTATATAAGACAAAACCTTCGTCAGGTAGCACGTCTTCTACTTGAAGCTCAGAAAATAACCCCTCTGAAGACACTGGAAGACTTCTTTCTCCCTTCAAGCTTCCCACATGTGGTGACTGCAGTGAACGTCCTGGCAGGCTACaatccagacaacaaaacgTACAGCAGTCCTTCCCTTGCTGTCAAGCTTGGCTACCATCTACAGAAGACCTGCAGTATTGTTGAGGCTAACGCTATGAAGGCTGGTGACGAAAGTTTGGCAAAGTCTGCTCGAAAGTTCCTGTCTGTGTATGAGAAAAACTGGAACAAGCTGATTTCCTCAGATGCATTGACAACACTCAgagaaataaaattcaaaacagcaaaaaaggtTCCATATGCGCAAGATGTAAAGCGCCTGTACTTCCACATAGAGAATGAACATGTTCTTGCTGAGAAAAAAATCGAAGACAGCCCCTCCCCAGAAGATTATGCCGGTCTGGCCAAGGCAATTCTTGCTCGAACAATAATCTTTAACAGGAGAAGCGCCAGGGAGGTATCGACTGTGCCACTAGCGGGTTTCATGTCACGGAAAAAGTCAAACCTGCATGCTGGCATGGACGTATCTGTCACAGATTTGGAAAGAACCATGTGTGGGTTCTTCTTTAGGATCGACATACGAGGGAAGTGTGGGAGAATGGTTCCTATTTTACTCAAACCAGCGTTCGTGTCAGCTATGGAACTTCTCGTGAGCATTCGTGAGAAATGTGGAGTGCCGAGTAACAATCCCTTCCTGTTTGGCCGACCATACGCACTGTCGGCCTACAACGGGTCAGGCTGCCTCCAGAAATATGTCAAAACATGTGGAGCAAAAAACCCTGAAGCGCTGTCATCGGCGAAGATCCGGAAGCACTACGCAACGATGCTACAACTGATGAACCTGGATGAAAATGAGGCAGACCAAATTTTAGGCCCTAATAATCAGGTTCGAGCCCTGCGACAGGACAGTAGTGTGCATCTGGATGATGTTGAAATGGCCTCTAGGG AGAGATCACGAGATGCAGGAGGACAACAAGCTGCATCGTGGCAGCACAATCAGCATTCCAGCGCACACTATGGACCAACGGAGTCTTATCATGAACGAGCAACAGAGCATGGAGCAACAAGAAGTGGCAACAGGACTGCACATCCGAAATCTTCCAAGCCAGGAAAAAAAG GCTCCCAAaataatggaaaacaaaaatgggAGGAAGCAGAGGTCCGTGCTGTCGAAAGACACCTGATGCATTTAATTCAAGAACACAAGGTGCCTCAGAAAAACGACTGCATCCAGTGTCTCGACGCTGAGCCAGAAGCACTGAGTACCCGTTCGTGGAAAGGTGTAAAGGACTATGTCAGAAACAGGATCACTGCCCTAAAAAGGCAAAGTGGAACTTCCCAAGCTAAATTCAAGAATGAATGA